Below is a genomic region from Candidatus Thermoplasmatota archaeon.
ACGCTTGAAGTGGAGAAGGCAGGGGTCCTTTGTTCCGAGACGCCACCCCTTCCCTCCCGATTCGTAGCAGAGCACGACGATATCGTGAGGGTCGAAATCGCGCAGGGGGGATCCGCCCGGTTCGAAGCACGAGCCGTCGTGATCCACGTCCAGGCACGCGAGGTAGACGGCCCGGGTCGGCGACCTCCCTTCGAAGGCGTCGATGCGGTGGGTGATCCCGCCCGCATCCCCGTGGCGCGTCACGTACGGGAAGCACGCGCCTCCGATGCCCGTTTCCGGATCGGAATCCCAGAAGGGCTTCATTTCGTGGATGAACGCAGGGGTGTCCGCGCAAAGGTCGCGCATGCGCAGCGGGACGGTCACAGGCTCGTTTTCGCCGTCGTCGGCGAACAAACCCGGAGCCACGCCCACGTACGTATGGCCGTGGGGATGCGGGGGGACGGGGCCGGACGCGATCGCGTACGGGGTGGAGGAGCCCAGGATCCAGACCAGGACGAGGCCCGCGAGGATGAGCTTGCGCATGCTCAGACCTCCGCCATGAAGGGCCGGGTGGCGAACGGTTCGAAGGCTACCGGGCCTTGCACGCGCGCGCATCCGTCGCTTCCCGGCCCGTCGGCGCAACCCCACCAGTTGTGGCGGGCGTCGACCGGCGGCCCGTCATACCATTGCGGATCGTCCCCTCCCTCGTGAGCGGGCGTGAGGTCGTGCCCGCCCTCGACCTCTTCGGGGGCAGTCCTGCTCAGCGTGCGCACGGCGTACCCGGAGGAAGCTGTGAAGTCGTTACCACGCACGGTGGCGTCGGTGGAATCGATGGCCACGATGGCATCCCCGCGGGTGGCACGGAAGACATTGCCTTCAAGGACGAGGCTGTGCGCCGCGACCATCGTGAGCTGCGTGGGGTTCGTCATCTGGCCGGTCCATGCGTTCCCGCGCAGGGTGACCCTGTCGCTCTCCAGGATCGTGGCGGCTTGTCCGAACACGTTGCTTTCGACCAGAGCATCGTGGGCACGCGCGAAGAGAACCCGCTCGAAGGCGTTTCCGACCGTCACCGGACGCGGGGTCGTGATGATGAACGCGCTCGCGGCCTCGGAATTGCTGAGAACGAGCGATCGCGCGCCGAGCACGAGGATCGCATAGCCGGAGTCGTCCTCCACGCTCAGGTCATCGATTGCGACATCGCCCGCGCCGAAGATGACAAGGCCGGACATCTGCGCGGGGAGGACATAGCAGGGTTGATCGCACGACGAGACCGAGAAATCCCCGGCGCATGCGTGCACGACGAGTCGCGCGCAGTTCGTGTTGTGTTCCAGACTCACGTTTTCGACGCGCACGTTTCCAACGTTCTCGAACTTGACGGCCGCGGGCAGATAGCCGGCGTCGACGTCGAGGCGCGGTCGCGGGGCGGCCTCCCCCAGCCCGAGGGGATCCTCTGCGATGGAGTCCGCGGAGCGGTGGATGTACGTGCGAAGCATGACGGCCGTGTCCCGCACCACGTTGTGCTTGAAGACAATGTGCGCGTCGACGTTCTTGATTTCGGCGCCGTAGTTCACGCCGCCCTGCACGATCCAGCCGCAGATCAGGAACGGATCCTCCGCCGTGCCGCTCCCGGCCACGATGCCGCTCGTCGGGAGGGCGAGGGAATCCGCGCCGTCGATGCGGATGGGCCCGCGCGGGAGCAGCGGGCGGTCGCAGGGATCCTCGGCGAGCGAGGGGGGCGCCACCGCCCCTGCTGTGCCCGGGAACATGGACGAGAGCACGATCAGGATCACGACGCTCGCCAGTCCATGCGCTCGAGAGGATGGGGTGATGATGATGATGATGATGATGATGCCTCCTTCCCGCCGCAGATCGATCTGCGGCGCTCTTTGCGCATCGGCCCCCTTCATCATATCTTTCTGATCGGCGTCGTCGGAAACGACGTCGCTGAAAAGCATCGGCCCGTCAGGTTCGGCGGCCCGTCGTCGATCGCGGGTCGGGCCCCTTGCGGCACCGGAGCATGGGCCCGTTTGCCGCGAAGGGGTCGAACCCGGCTGTCGTTCCGTTGATCTGAACTTCAGCTCTCCGCGAACCCGACGTAGAGCGCCCCCGCGCCGAGGGCGAGGTGGACGAGGTTCTCGCCCACCTCGAGGTGGAGACCGACCAGGCTCCCGACGCCGAAAACGTCCGCGGAGAGGAATCCAGCGACGGCAAGGCCCAGATAGACCACGCCGAAGACGCGGGCGGCCACCTTCTGGGTCGCCCCGGATTCCACGAGGAACCCGAGGATGGCGGCGACGGCCGCCAGGGCCAGGTGGACGACATTGTGGGTCGTGTCGAATGTCAGAAACCCTCCGAGCAGGGACGCGGGCCCCAGCACGAAGCCGAGGAGGGCGACGAGGCCGAGGGCGGGCGCGGTGAGTTTCCAGTACAGCCCCGCAAGGGCGGGGCGGATCACGGTTTGGGCCTTGGGGACGGGGGTGGCGTAGGTTGACATGGTTTCAGCGGGCGCGCAGGCGCCCACGCGGCCCGATGGGCGGCCAGATCGATAAACGTTTCTATCAACTGAAACGTTTCAGTCGTTTTGTTCGCGGACCCGGAACGTGGCCCGTTGGCCCGAGACCGCGACGTGGGTCCGCTCGCTGACCCCCTTGACCCCGCGGACAGTGGCGATCCCTTCGATCAGGCCCGCAAGAACCTCCGCCGCCGCCCCCGCCGGAACCGCCGCATCGAGGTCCACCGCGATCTCGAGGCGGTCAAGGTCGATGCGTCCGGTGCGGGCGACACCTTCGCGTTCCCAGAGGGCGGCCACGGCGGTGAGCAGGTCCCGCGGACCCGCAATGGGCAGGAGGGGTCCCAGGT
It encodes:
- a CDS encoding right-handed parallel beta-helix repeat-containing protein, translated to MLFSDVVSDDADQKDMMKGADAQRAPQIDLRREGGIIIIIIIITPSSRAHGLASVVILIVLSSMFPGTAGAVAPPSLAEDPCDRPLLPRGPIRIDGADSLALPTSGIVAGSGTAEDPFLICGWIVQGGVNYGAEIKNVDAHIVFKHNVVRDTAVMLRTYIHRSADSIAEDPLGLGEAAPRPRLDVDAGYLPAAVKFENVGNVRVENVSLEHNTNCARLVVHACAGDFSVSSCDQPCYVLPAQMSGLVIFGAGDVAIDDLSVEDDSGYAILVLGARSLVLSNSEAASAFIITTPRPVTVGNAFERVLFARAHDALVESNVFGQAATILESDRVTLRGNAWTGQMTNPTQLTMVAAHSLVLEGNVFRATRGDAIVAIDSTDATVRGNDFTASSGYAVRTLSRTAPEEVEGGHDLTPAHEGGDDPQWYDGPPVDARHNWWGCADGPGSDGCARVQGPVAFEPFATRPFMAEV